The Denticeps clupeoides chromosome 4, fDenClu1.1, whole genome shotgun sequence genome segment GCCTcagtttaagcaaaaaaaaattcaaaagccGAAATGGGGACGCATTCAGACACTCTTACCTACGAGGAACGGAAGCCACCAGTCTTTCCCAACCAGATACTCTAAGGCTGGGCCGTACTTACAGAGCACCTCACACCTTTCAGATGAACGTGGCTCAATTAGCCCCGCCCTTCACTCTACAACCTGCATCGCGCCCTACATTTACTGCCAAACTGCCTGTGAGAGTTGAGCATGTGCCTCACCTTTGTCTTCATACCACAGGAACATAAACCTCAGCTATTTACaatgaacaaaaatgcatttttaattcgTCACATGTATTCATAAATATAGGGATTCTTTTTAAATACTTAAAGGGAAAGCTTCAGTGCGTGAATGCTGCCATTTTACAAAACTGGGTTCTCGCTCAGTAGTTCATTCACACTCACCAAAAACTATGCTTAAGGCCTTATATAATACAATTATATACCTTATGTTATTGTCTTAtgttaatatatttacatttttcatttatatttcactAAAACTATGACTACACTTTAGACCGACAGTCGTCAATATTACACATTAgatataaatgtttaattgaaaTTCCAGTGACCTGAATCCCTAATGGAATTGTTAAAGGATAAGTCAGACCTGTTAAAACCCTGATTTATGCCTCACAATAGACACTGATggttggttttggttttgtcTTTCATAGTTCATAGTACAtttaataataagaaatattttgcagaattaaaacaaatatCGTGCAGAAGCTATTACAGGTCACCACCGACACCAGGGCGTGGCGCTGGGATTTCATCGCTTTCTCGCGTGTTTTTAAATGTCCGGTTAAGCATAGTGGTTTTTGTTGTTCCCTGAACAACATTCTACTGAGTTCATTCAAGGTCGACAGTCACGTCAAATCAGCGGGTTATAAAAGGATTTATAAAGTTATTTTCCATTCCTCTTACAGGAATAGTCCAAAAATATCCATAAATTACATCCACAGAAAAAGGGACAGATGTGCTGCTTTCCAAAGGGCCTTGtcaatgtgataaaaaaaacacacaaataaaaagctaTTTGTGCAGTTAGTGGTTATTTGACATAATTTGGATAAGTGGTGTGAATACTATAATtataatacaattttcatttatttacatacatacacttggacagtgtgtgggtgagagCAAGTTGTGTCACCTTGTCACTTTACTGTTACCCTTTCCCTAaccaatgaacacacacacacacagtcactcaccgatacatacatacaaacacacactaaggATATACACACATGGCTGTCATGGGCGTTGCACTGGCTCCATGTATGTAGCATTATCTTGCTTGGCCTTCATGTTATTGCTCAATGAATTATGCTGTGAAGCTGGGATTAGAGTTTGGCAGCAGGGGCCTTTAGTCAGACAGTCTAGACAGGGTCCCGGGGTCAATTAAAAGTAGAATCCCTCCAAAGTGCTTACATCTCCTGTTGGCTTACTGTCCCGTGAACCCATCCGTCTCAGGACGGGAGTCGTCGCACTCACGCATGCAGTCTGACACTCGCTCACACTAATGCTCGTCTTGGCCCTCTTCACTCTCTCTTGCGCGCCCCGCGACTAACCTTTGCACGTGTACACCTCCTCTCTCTGGGTGCACTGTTTGCACTCTACATAGCAGCACCAGCGCACCTGGCACTGGCAGGGGCGTGTCACCACCCGGCTCTGTGTATTGTGTCCGCGGCCACAGCAGATGGCGTCGCAGTTCTTGTCCTTGTAGCACTTGCGGGCGGACGTGCCGGGAGAGTACTTGCTCGAGCGGCAGAAGTTGGGCGAGTCTTCTATGTGGATCAGGTCCACGGTGCGTGGTATCTGGTCTTTGGACCCCAGGGTTCCATGGGCCTGGAGCAGCGGCAGGTTGgggtggtgctgctgctgctgctgctgctgctgcagatgctGCTGGCCGCGGCTCTGGCCGATGTCCCCCTCACCAGTGGCATCGTTGCTGGAACTGCCGACCTTCAGCGAGGTCTCGTAGAGCAGCTTCAGCTGATTCCCGATCGTGTGGAACGGGGAGAGCTGTCGCCAGCACGTCTGCACTGTGCAGGAGCCCGACACGCCGTGGCATTTACAGGTGGTCTCCACGCCTGCTTTGATCACCTGAGCAGAATGGGGGCAGAGCAGTCAGTCATCTGACATCAAAGGGACACTAAACAGCACCGAGATCATCCTcagtcactgcacatcatacagGCTATggccttttattaaaaatgaacaggtAATCATGGCtgtgtttaatatataatattattatattcattataacaTCAAAGGGACCACCAACCCAAAACAAACAACTGGATTAACATATAATCACCTCAACACATAATCATATCATTTACTAGAAAATATTTGATTTTACAAGACTGAAGTGCACAATGCACACCAGATCCCTTCACATAAAGAGGAAATAAGAGGTGAAAGGTTTCAGAGTGACAGGAGCAAGGGGATATTACAGAGCTACAGAACACAGATACTTTTGCATTTAAATCAATGATGGGTATTAAGCACGAGTGCAGTGCGCCGTTTCTCTTGGAGCACTCCTGGAATAGAGGATCTATTGAGACAGCAATGAGAACAAACAGAGACGAGACATTCCTGGATGTGTGAGAGGAAGTGCTGGAGGGGGAGGTCCATCTGTGCCAGTTTCTAGTAATATAGTTTCTCTGTAATACAGTATGAAGCAGAGCAGGGTCTAATATTTGCATTCATTAATTGTCGGTTGTCAATGGTTGACAACTGacttattgttttaatgcccACAGTAACAAGCATCTTCGGTCTTATGACCCACATGACCACATTTCTCTTATATACTTTTATGTCTATATATTCATCTGTTTTGAACAGCATTCAAAAACCATGAGGTCATGTGAGGTAATGAATTATAAACTGACGTGTCAATCATTATGGTAACTGTGAAAATGAAGGTCAATatcttattataataaataagcTTCACATCCTGAGTGAAAGTGAGCAACATGGACATTACGGATAGTACTGAATGTTATTGAACGTTGCAAAATGGGTCAATTCAAAAGGCTCACATCCGCCATGCTGGTAGCAGAGCTAAATGTGGGGAGTCAGCTTTAAAAACGGAGAATGCCCATTCGTGCACATTCCAAACCTTGCTCTCCATGTGGGATTTCAGCCTCAGATTTAGCCTCTGGATTTGGAGAGGTGAAGTCAAGAGGAAGATGGAGGACCAGGTCCATGGAGAGACATCTGTGTCTAGTAATAGTTTATATTCCTACTAAACCAAAATCTGAATAAATGCGGGGTGTGCCAGAACTGCAGTTTGCCTTGGCTGTGTGCTGAAGACCTTTCTCTAGTCTTTTTGATTTCACTCTTTAAAAAATTACTTCCAAGCTGCACCCTGCCTCCTGTCTCCCTGTctcaacaaaaacaacagagaACGTACGCCTGGGACCAGCTCTGGCCCCGGCCAATCGCCTTGGAAAGGGAAGCTGACCCTTGATTGATGATCACTTTCAAAATTACTGAATTAAACGGTCAATTTGGGTGATTTAAGCCGGACCTTTTAAGTGATTGTTAAGGAATTTATGATCATATTTGTTTAACAAGCCCAGTCAAAAATTATGCCTCCATGTGAATTATCTGAACCACTGGAATGGCTTTAAAATATGCCATCATTGTTATTCTCTCACGGCCATGTCAGGTAACACTTTTAAATGGCCGGTTATTTTTTCAATGAGCTTTAAATGTTCCCTCATTTGTTGTTTGTGGAAAGTAATCCCTGATTTGTTGGTTGAATGCTGTCAGAAGCAGTGGCTAAAATATACTGtgtgaatctgacatttttgTTCCTTTACTGTTTTCAGCATTTGTCAGTAAAGCCTCAACACACCAAAATGACCAGAATGTACCAAGCTACGACAGGCAATCAGGATCTTATTTGTATGCATCACCAAATTACGCTATATGTCCTGCATGGGGTCAGTGCTCTAAAGGTGATTTGAAAGTTACAGACAGCAagcgaaacaaaaaaaaaacagagcagaaaATCATTCCCTGCGGCGGATTCTGCCTAATGGGCCGTGAAGTAACAATAAGGACACTCAGACCTCCCGTACCTTCATGCCAACATTAGTGTTGTGCATGTCCACTCGGGCACGTAGGTCCTTGTTGGACTTCTTGCCCAGGAAGTCCTTGACAAACTTGTTGCTGTACTTGAGGTTGTCCCCGCAGCCACCCCACTGCCAGGCCTCGCGATTCTCCAGGTCGGGGGCTTCGTCACAGGTGCAGCGCTCCATGCGGCCGGCGCTGCATGCCTTGGCCATGGCATGGGTCAGGCCAGCAGAGGATATGGCATACAAGAAAGATGTCTCCTTGAAACCTGGGAATCAGGAAAGCAGAACGTTTTCATATTGAACATTGTATAAACTCAAAACGAAATGTCCATGAAGTAGCAATAAACTCTTAATGAATAGATCATTAACCTCTTTTCAAAATGTTGGCTCGGTAGCGCCCCTCAAGGGTGCAGTTCCACCTCTCGAAGCGGAACTGGTACTGGCATTCCAGTGCACTCATACTGATGGCCTCCATGAGGGTCTCAGCCACACCCGGGTCACGCCGACACATCCTGCGCTGCTTTTTCTCCAGCTTGAGTCGGTCACACAGTTTGTAGTGGGCTTTGCCCACCCTTTCCTCTGGTTGTGAGCTCAGTGGCAGGATAGACAAGGGCTCATTACCCGTCAGCCTAAGTAGAATGGACACAGCAGAAGTAAATAAACTGTACACTAAATCATTTCAATTCACCTTTAAAAATGtagataaaaatgtatgtagatACGTCACTTCAGTATGACCAAAAGTTTTTCCTGAGTGTCAGGGCACATTATTCTCCTGAAACAGGCCTCTGCAATAGAACTTAGTTAGCAACAACGTTTAGGTAGAGAGTTCATACGGTCATTAAAAGCCTGCAAAAATTTTACAGGACAAAATTTTGGAATAAGTTATGGCAAAGTccctgaaatctgattgactgTAAAAAAATGCGCAGATAACTTGGCGGACATAGTGTGGTGAAAATCggaaattcatttttttgctaGTGGCCATGCATGATAATTTGTAGCAAAATTTTACAATCGGCATTTGGCTTCACTTGGCTAAGCATAAAGGATGGCTGAGGAACCACAGACGTGCCAAATGTTGTCTGTGCAGTAAAACCTTTAACATATCGAACATGAGAGAGGCAGCGTTAACTAGCCATGCCAAGGGGGCTAAACACCAGGCTACTGTAGCTCCAACCCTACACCAACCCTCCAACCTGACACCTGCTCTCAGCTGTAGTACCCTCACATCCACCTTCAAACAAGGGACCGTTTCAGACGCTGTGGCCAGTAACAAAGCACTAACATCAGAGGTACTGTGGGCACTAAAGGTGGCACTATTACAAGTCGCATGAAGACAAAAGCCAGATAGCTGCTAGATTTGTGTGCGGTGAATGCAAGTGCTTATATTTGTGTACTTTTGTACTGGCTACTGTGCCTGAAATATTGAAACAAAGATTGTATGTATTGTTTGTTGAAACTTTGAACCACTATTTACCGACtaaactgttaaaaaataaaaatatttattttatatggagctgataataataatttaggaTAATATGACATATTTGTGATAATTCAAACTTGCACAGAAATTTCTGAGGACATGTGATAATGGAAATATGGAAATTTGTCTTAGAATCATTGAAATTCTctagtaaaaatgtgtaagaaccctctAGGTAACTTGTAtgtgtcaaagtaacatcctAAGGTTTTCAAGCAGAACACTGCCAGGTGCATCATACCAGATAAAGTGCAGATGCACTTTATCACAAAGTCCATCCTGGAGCCATCCACAGGTTGCAAAAGAAATCATGGCACACTTACTGGTCCCCAAACCCAACAAACTTTCATGCACCTTTcttttagaacatttttttctacagtctGATCTACAGGAACTCTCCTACTACATTAGACATGGGACAGCCTGTGATACCAAATGTATGAATGAGTCTTGGCCACCAATAACCAACCATTCCTTGCTTCGAACACTATTGGTAGGTCATGCCTTCTGCAGAGTCTGAACACCCAACAAGAGTTCATCCAGCAGTCATCACAATTCTGACTTGGTcataatgtaatgtatatatcCTGACAAACACTGCATGGTTCCTGTTATAGCAGAAATGTAATGGCCAATCACTACTACCCAAAATTGaattttctaaaatta includes the following:
- the wnt9a gene encoding protein Wnt-9a isoform X2; translation: MCPDTQEKLLVILKLTGNEPLSILPLSSQPEERVGKAHYKLCDRLKLEKKQRRMCRRDPGVAETLMEAISMSALECQYQFRFERWNCTLEGRYRANILKRGFKETSFLYAISSAGLTHAMAKACSAGRMERCTCDEAPDLENREAWQWGGCGDNLKYSNKFVKDFLGKKSNKDLRARVDMHNTNVGMKVIKAGVETTCKCHGVSGSCTVQTCWRQLSPFHTIGNQLKLLYETSLKVGSSSNDATGEGDIGQSRGQQHLQQQQQQQQHHPNLPLLQAHGTLGSKDQIPRTVDLIHIEDSPNFCRSSKYSPGTSARKCYKDKNCDAICCGRGHNTQSRVVTRPCQCQVRWCCYVECKQCTQREEVYTCKG
- the wnt9a gene encoding protein Wnt-9a isoform X1, with amino-acid sequence MLDGHLLLGWLSFTVIVHLFTLPGPAAAYFGLTGNEPLSILPLSSQPEERVGKAHYKLCDRLKLEKKQRRMCRRDPGVAETLMEAISMSALECQYQFRFERWNCTLEGRYRANILKRGFKETSFLYAISSAGLTHAMAKACSAGRMERCTCDEAPDLENREAWQWGGCGDNLKYSNKFVKDFLGKKSNKDLRARVDMHNTNVGMKVIKAGVETTCKCHGVSGSCTVQTCWRQLSPFHTIGNQLKLLYETSLKVGSSSNDATGEGDIGQSRGQQHLQQQQQQQQHHPNLPLLQAHGTLGSKDQIPRTVDLIHIEDSPNFCRSSKYSPGTSARKCYKDKNCDAICCGRGHNTQSRVVTRPCQCQVRWCCYVECKQCTQREEVYTCKG